A window of Miscanthus floridulus cultivar M001 chromosome 12, ASM1932011v1, whole genome shotgun sequence genomic DNA:
GGCACGCCGCACGCACGCCACCATGACGAAGGACGTGGTGATCGAGCACGGGGAGAGCTCCAAGGCGCCCCTGGTGCCCGTGCCGGTGGCGGCGGGCGTCAGCCGCGCCGTGTCCATCGCCGACGTCTTCCTCAGGTTCCTTTCCATCGTCGCCACCATCGCCAGCGCCATCTCCATGGGCACCACCAACGAGACGCTCCCCTTCTTCACGCAGTTCATCCAGTTCGAGGCCAAGTACAGCGACCTCCCGTCCTTCACGTAAGTCCCTCGTCGCTGCTGCAGCCGGTTTCAGTTAATTCTGCTGACTTGATGCCATTCCGGCCATGTCTCACGACGAGCAAGCATTCCGGCCGCAGGTTCTTCGTGGCGGCGAACGCGGTGGTGTGCACGTACCTCGTGCTGTCCATCCCGCTGTCCATCGTGCACATCATCAGGCCCAGGGCGCGCTACAGCCGTCTGATCCTCGTCTTCTTCGACGCGGTAATGAGTAGTACACTGCTAGCAACTTAGCAAGAACTTGCTCATAATAATAAACTGACGCCGTTCGGATTATTACTAGGCGATGCTGGCCCTGCTGACGGCcggcgcgtcggcggcggcggcgatcgtgTACCTGGCGCACAAGGGCAACGTGCGCACCAACTGGTTCGCCATCTGCCAGCAGTTCGACTCCTTCTGCGAACGCATCTCGGGCTCCCTCATCGGCTCCTTCGCCGCCATGGTCCTGCTCATAGTCCTCATCTTCCTGTCTGCCTTCGCGCTCGCCAGACGCCACTGATGATCAAGCCCCATCTATCAGCCGTGGGCTGTGGGCATCTCAATGAAGACCAAGGGGCTTTGTTCTCTTCTGGTCGATTTGATCGTGCATGCACCAATACTACTTGCATCTGCTTCTGTTGTGGGGTCTCTTTTGTACTTTTATTCCTCGTTTGCTCTTTGATCTGAATTGCTGGCTCTCTTTCAATCTTTGAAACTGTGTAGTCCTCCAACTATAAGGACGAGTTTCAGGTTTGTACTACTCTGTAGTGTGATGATAATGGTCGGAAAGAAAGGGCAATTATACAATGCAACTTCATCTTTGAGGCGTTGTCCTGTCCAGCTGCAGTGGTGCAGCCGTGCCCCACTAGGCCCTCCGTACAGCATTGTTAAATAAAACTTAAAAGTAGCCAATGATATCATCGAATAGACACGTGAGACGAGACAGAATAAGACATCAACATAATTTAAGGCCATAGAATAATCACTAGATCTACGCCTTTCCTATTAGGAAAAAAATAATATAAGTAACATTATTTTTTAAGTTAAATACACTGGCGACCCTTAAACTTATgagagaattatttatttggcaccgaaacaaatcagtgtttcgtatttggcactcgAAGATTTAAATTTTCTTATCTGGCATTCAGCTGAAATTTCCTTTCGTAAATGGCACTGTCGTCCATTTAGAACCGTAACGGTGTCAAGTGACTGATAAAAAGACATAAATACCCTTGTTTTACAACAGAAATCCACGGTGCCCAATAGGAAAGTTCAAGTATTTTAGTATTTTAGTATGGACGATATTGTCGGAGCTCTTTGCGCAGCTCCGTGCCATCGCCACGGCGACCCTACGCATAGACCCCGTACCAACGTCCCCGCATCGCCGCCCTACCGACTGGAGGAGGCAGGACGATGGCGTGTCGCTGCCCCCACGGGAGCGCCTAGCTCGCTTTGCCGCAACCTCGCTAGTGCCGCGCGCTGGTCATCGCGGTCTCCGCGTGCCGCTCGCCGCTGTCCGCGCGAGGTCTGCCGGCACCACAGCGCCTCACCATGCACCGGCGCCGCTGTCGTGGCCCCACACGCGAGCTCCCGGCTCGCTGCCGCACGCGAGGTCCGCTCGTGCTGTTCCCGTGCGAGGTCTTcccgcgccgccgcggcctcGCCGTGAGCCAGCTCCGCCACTTGCCAGTCGTCGCTGGACCTGTGCGCCGCTTGCCGCCATCCCCAGAACTAGCCCCAATTGGGTAGCAGCAAAACCCTCGTCGGCCGCCGTTCCGCATCCCGTCGCCATGCTGGCCTTGGGATCCGCCGCGCTTGTCGTTGACGAGCCTCGCTCCGCCTCGGCCATCGTCGGTGGCGAGTTCATAGGGCACCACCTTCTCCACATCGATGGCTACTCGCGCATCAAGGATGAGCTCCCCACTGGCAAATCAATCCAGTCACGCCTGTTcattgcggggggggggggggggtcgccgCTGGTGCATCCATTATTACCCCAACGACACTAGGTCTGAGGACGCTGATTTCATATCCGTCTTTCTCAGCCTCGACGAGAGTGCCGGCGGGCCCGTGAAGGCGCGAGCCAAATTCAAATTGCTCGATCGGGCCGGGAACCCGCTGCAATCAGAATCCCATACCACAGACCTACGCGTGTTCTCTCCAGGTGGCTTAGGCTACGGCTTCAATGATTTCATTAAAAGGGAGTTCTTGGAGAAGTCGGAGCACCTCTTGAACGACTGCTTCAGGATCAGCTACGGCGTCATTATTCCCAAGGAGCTCCACACGGAGGACAGGATTGTCTCGCTCCTAGACGTAGTACCACCACCTGACCTGAATCAGCATCTTGCCGATCTACTCGAGTCCAAAGAGGGCATCGACGTTACTTTCCAAGTTGCCGGCGAGTCATTCAGCGCTCACAGGTTTCTGCTTGCGGCCCGGTCACGAGTCTTCAAAGCAGAGCTGTGGGGCGCCATGAAGGAGAGCACGGCCATAGGGGACTGCATCCGGATTGATGACATGTTACCTCAGGTGTTCAAGGCCCTGCTCCATTTCATCTACACTGACTCGCTGCCACAGATGGAGGAACAAGAGGAGGCCGCGATGGCCCAGCATCTGCTGGAAGCGGCGGACAGGTGTGACATGCAGAGGCTCAAGCTGATTTGTGAGGAGAAGCTATACAGGCACCTAGACGCGCGTCGGCACGGCCGCAACCACGTTGGTGTTGGCTGAACAGCACTCCTGCCGTGGTCTCAAGCAGGCTTGCATTGAGTTTCTCAAATCTCCTGATGCACTGGATGCAGTCATGGAAACTGATGGCTTTGAGCATCTGACTAAAAGCTGCCCTGTTCTCGTGAAGGAGTTGATGTCCGAGCTTTACCTGTTCAAGCAATGCAAGAGAAGGAAATTGAAGACATGAGCCTAAGATTTCATCATTTGGTAATGACGATTGGGACTATCCTAGAAGAAATTAGTGGTTAAGCCCTTTGGAAACAATGAACAAAACGCAAAGCTACGCTTCAGTGGCATGAACAGGTGGTCGTAGCTCACCTTCAGCACCGGCAGTACCAGATTCTTCACCTCATTGTCAGCCCACAAGTCGTTATTCAGGACTTCATCCCAGTGCTTCCAGCTGGTTGAAGCACCCAGGGCACTACCAGCTGCCTCTGCCGCCAATGGCAAGCCCTgacatttcttcgcgatcttctCACCGATTTCTACAAGTTCTTGGTCGACGTTGGCATCACTATTCAGCAGTGCCCGTCGCTGGCATACACGCCAGTAGTCTTCATCTGACAAGCATTTGAGATGATACACCTTGGTGCTCACCATCCTGGTAACCTTGTTGCTCCTCGTCGTCACGGCAACCGTGCTCCCCGGAGCGCAGCGGCTCAGCGGGGCCGTCAGGCTGTTCCAGTGGCTGGGATTGTCATCCGACACGTCGTCGAGAACGATCAAGCACCTCATCCCCTCAAGGTGCTCGACTATGAGCTCATGAAGCGTGCTCAGCTCGCCGCACTCCGGGCGCGATCTGGTGACCGCCTCGACGATCTTGCGGGTCATGCTGACGACGTCAAACTCATAGGATACCCAAATCCAGTGTGTCAGTTCGAAGCACGACTTCACAGCCTCCATGCCGCAGACGTGCTGCATCAGAGCTTTCTTGCCGACGCCGGCCATCCCGACGATGGGCACGACAGCGTTGGTCCTCCCGCCGTCCGGCTCCCCGCGTACCAGCGCGGCGACCCTCTCGATGTCACGCTGCCGCCTGTGGAGGCGCTCGGGACGGGGAAGCGCGCTGCTTGGCACGAGCGGGCTCGCCGCTGGCCGGGGCGCGCCGTCGTCGGGCCGCAGCCGGAGCTTCTTCCTGTCCGACGCGATCTCCTCGTACCTCGCCCAGATGCCGTCAATCTTGCGGCGGAGCCGCCTCGCGATCTCCTCGTACCGCGCCCCCGCCCCGCG
This region includes:
- the LOC136495220 gene encoding casparian strip membrane protein 4-like — protein: MTKDVVIEHGESSKAPLVPVPVAAGVSRAVSIADVFLRFLSIVATIASAISMGTTNETLPFFTQFIQFEAKYSDLPSFTFFVAANAVVCTYLVLSIPLSIVHIIRPRARYSRLILVFFDAAMLALLTAGASAAAAIVYLAHKGNVRTNWFAICQQFDSFCERISGSLIGSFAAMVLLIVLIFLSAFALARRH
- the LOC136495854 gene encoding putative disease resistance RPP13-like protein 1 gives rise to the protein MVADRRAGPAGVAAAGRAELPTGDAAVGRARRPTLAPSRGAGARYEEIARRLRRKIDGIWARYEEIASDRKKLRLRPDDGAPRPAASPLVPSSALPRPERLHRRQRDIERVAALVRGEPDGGRTNAVVPIVGMAGVGKKALMQHVCGMEAVKSCFELTHWIWVSYEFDVVSMTRKIVEAVTRSRPECGELSTLHELIVEHLEGMRCLIVLDDVSDDNPSHWNSLTAPLSRCAPGSTVAVTTRSNKVTRMVSTKVYHLKCLSDEDYWRVCQRRALLNSDANVDQELVEIGEKIAKKCQGLPLAAEAAGSALGASTSWKHWDEVLNNDLWADNEVKNLVLPVLKVSYDHLFMPLKRSFAFCSLFPKGLTTNFF